The Pseudoalteromonas rubra DNA segment TCAGGACCAGGCCTTTCACTTTATCCGGATATTTGCTGGCATAGGCACGTGCAACAAACCCGCCGAAAGAATGGGGCACCAGGACCAGTGACTCTACCTTCAGGTGCTCAACCAGCCCGGCCAGCTCATCTCGCAGTTCGGTCATGGTTCTGACTTTGGGGTTGTCATATTGACTCTCTCCATACCCTGCGCGGTCGTAAAAACACAGCCGGTAGCCTTTGGGGTTGGCATTATGGTAGGTGTTTTTATAAGTTGTGTGCGCATCCAGGCCCATACCGGATACCAATAGGGCAGTGACTTTGCCTTCGCCCTGACACGCATAGGCGATTTTCTTCCCGGCAATCTCTGTATAGTGATATTCGTGTTGGTGCTGGGCGGCATGACCCGAAAATGTTGCGCCAATAAGCACGACGGCGGCGAGTTTGTTCATAGTGCAAGTTCCTGTTGTTGATTATTATTTAGTCCGCTGATGAGTAGCATAGCGCAGAGTTTACTGAACTTTCAATAAATAATGAAAGTTCGTTGTTGAACTTTTTCCCTGCGCAGTCCGTAAGACAAGGCATGCTAATAATCCGACAGGGCTGCGCGTGAAAAAAACGCTTTATTGGTTTACTCAAGACCTCAGGCTGGACGACAATCTGGCACTCGATTTTGCCACTCAAAACAGTGACCACATACTGTTTGTTTATGTGATAAACCCAAGGTATCGCATCCAGACAAACTATCATTGCAAGTTGCTCGGCGACAGGCAGGCAACTTTTATTGCTGATTCACTATTAACACTCAGCAGCCAACTAGATAGTTGTGGCCATAGTTTGTTGGTTGTTGAAGGTGAGCCACATCAGGTTTTGCCACACCTGGTATCAAAATACGAGATAGATCAGGTGATTTGCGCCGAACAGGTAGGGCTTTATGAACGCAAGTCCGTGCAAAAAATACGCAAGGAGTTGGGGGCTGTCCCGTTGCACAGCTTCTGGCAGCATACTTTGTTTGAACACACCCAGATACAAACTGTAAGTCGCGATTTAGGTAACTTTACTCAGTTCAGAAAACGCGTAGAAAAAGCGCCTCTGTCGGTAGTAACGTTGTGTCGCTTCGACCCATCGCGATTACCTGCCCCCCTTATCACAGTAAGCAGTGCCAACGAGCTGGGCATATTGCATCAGTGGCACGCACAGCGTCAGGATCGGTTGACTGAAACCAGAGTGCCACTGGACTTTCCCGCCGGGGAAGAAGCCGCGCAAGCTCATCTGAGGGATTATTTCGACAGTGGTGTTGTCCGTAGATACAAAGAAACCCGCAACGCGCTGGATGGCTGGCTCAACTCAACCAAAATGAGTCCCTATCTGGCGCTGGGCAATCTGTCGCCGCGTCAGGTTTGGTGGGCAACCGAAGCGTTTGAGAAACAGGTTGTGGCGAACGAGTCGACCTATTGGATCAAGTTTGAACTGCTGTGGCGTGAATATTTTCAGTGGCTTTGCCTCAAGCTTGGGCCGCAACTTTTTCGCTTTCAGGGACTGGCTAAATCTAAACCTTTAACTACTTTTATGCCTGAACGTTTTACTCGCTGGTGCCAGGGTAATACACCTGTGCCTTTAGTGAATGCGCTCATGAACCAGCTTAATGAAACCGGTTACATGTCAAACCGGGGCCGGCAAATCGCAGCCAGTTATTTTGTGAATGAACTGGGTCTGGACTGGCGCTATGGTGCGGCCTACTTCCAGCAGCAATTACTCGATCATGATGTCGCATCAAATTGGGGGAATTGGCAGTACATAGCAGGTGTGGGCGTCGATCCGCGCGGTGGACGCCATTTTAATATTGAAAAACAGGCTCAATTATACGACGAGCGGGGTCTGTTCGTGCAAAAGTGGCGCGGTGAGCAGGGCGTTGCATCTGTGGACAGTGTGGATGCGGCTGACTGGCCAACCTATGCTGAGGAAGACGTATGAGTGTGGCAATCGTCTGGCTCAAGCGTGATTTAAGGTTATCCGACCACGCGCCTTTGTGTCAGGCCATTCAAAGCGGCCATCCCGTACTGCTCTTATATTGCTTTGAACCCATGCTACTGGACGACCCGCATTATTCGGCTCGCCATTGGCAATTTGTTCTGCAGTCATTACAGGACATCAATGGGCGGGTTCCGCACGGATCTTTGTGGGTATCGGACAAACCTGCATTAGACGTTTTACAGCAGGTTCACGAGACCTACCAAATCGCCGGGCTGTATTCTCATCAGGAAATCGGTCTGGCGAACACTTTTGAACGGGACAAGGCAGTCGCAACCTGGTGTGCGGCAATGGAGATTACCTGGGTTGAATCTCGTTGTGGCGCAGTATTAAGAGGGCTTAGTCAGCGGCAAAATTGGGATAAGCAATGGCAAAAAACCATGCGTGAACGCTGTGCTGATCCTGAATTGTCACAAGTAAACTGGTTTTCACCAGACACGAGATGTGCCCAACTGAGCGATATTCAACAACGCTTTAATGCACCGCCGGGAACTTTTCAGCCAGGTGGTGAAACTCAGGCACACCGTATTTTAGCCGAGTTCTACCAGGGACGAGGTAAAGGGTATGCCTATAGTTTATCCAGCCCGTTACTCAGCCAGCAGGCGTGTTCACGTATGTCTGCTTATCTGGCCTGGGGTAATATCAGTTTGCGTCAGGTGTACCAGAGTGTGCTAGCTCACTGGCAAATGGTGGGCTGGCGTCGCACTCTGGTGGCCTTTTCTTCCAGGCTGCACTGGCATTGTCATTTCATTCAGAAGTTCGAAAGCGAATGTGATATGGAGTTTCGGCACATTAATCGGGGTTATGATCTATTGCCTCGCTGTACCGGAGAGGAAGCGCAACAAAGGCTAGTTGCCTGGGAAACGGGTAATACTGGTATTCCTATGGTGGACGCCTGTATGCGGTGCCTGATTGCCACGGGCTACATCAACTTCCGTATGCGGGCTATGCTAGTGAGTTTTCTATGCCATCACCTCGAACTTGACTGGCGTTTGGGGGTTGCCCATCTTGCCCGGGTGTTTTTAGATTTCGAACCGGGTATTCACTATAGCCAGTTTCAGATGCAGGCCGGTGTGACAGGCATCAACACCATTCGCATTTATAGCCCGGTTAAGCAAGGCGAAGAAAAAGACCCGCAAGGAGAATTTGTCAAAACCTGGTTACCGGCACTCAAAGATGTGCCAGCACCTTTGGTTCATAAACCCTGGGAGCTGTCGCAGATGGAACAGCTGATGTATGGCATTGTGCTTGGCGAGGATTATCCTGAGCCCATTGTCGACTTAAAGCTAAGCTATAAAGCTGCGCAGGAGTTACTGTGGCAATGGCGCAAAAGGCCTCAAGTGAAAAAAGAAGCTCAGCGGATCCTGAAACGACACGTGCGTCCGAGCTAAGGTATGAAGAAATCCCAGTTACCAGAAAAAACGTGCCCGGTTTGCCTGCGTCCTTTTTCCTGGCGCAAAAAATGGCAACGCGACTGGCCCAATGTGAAATATTGCTCCAAACGGTGTGCGGGCAACAGGCAAACCAACAGAGAAACACATGAGTAAACAACTTAGATTGATCCTGGGCGATCAGCTTAATGCAGGCCATAGCTGGTATACAGAAAAGTCCGATGAGGTGCTTTATGTTATTGCCGAACTGCATCAGGAGACCAATTATACTCGGCACCATGTCCAGAAAATATGCGCGTTTTTTGCTGCAATGAAAGCATTCGCACAGGCACTTGAGTCGGCTGGGCACCATGTATTGCACCTGACACTGGACGATACTCAGGACTTTGCATCGTTACCTGAGCTACTGACCCACCTGATCAGGGAGCACAATATCGGTCACTTTGCCTATCAGTTGCCGGATGAATATCGGTTGCGCACTCAGCTGTCACAATTCAGTGACACACTGTCAGTTACTTCAAGTGTCTATGATACTGAACATTTCTATCTGGCTAATGACCAGCTTAGCAGTTACTTTAAGCCCGATAAACGGCATCGTCTGGAGCATTTCTACCGCAAGATGCGAGGTGAGTTTAATGTGCTTATGGTTGATGGAGCACCGCTTGGCGGACAATGGAATTTCGACAGTGACAACCGCAACAAGCTAAAAGCGGCCGATATTGCTGAGATACCTGAGCCGCTGGTGTTTGCTAACGATGTCGGTGATATTTTGGCGCGGCTCAAACGACATCAGATCAAAACCATGGGGCAGGCAGATGAGCATCTGCTGTGGCCCGTTAACCGTGTGCAGGCAAAGTCCCTGCTGACGTTCTTTTGCCTGCATTGTTTACCGTCATTCGGGCGTTTTCAGGATGCCATGACGGGCAAACTAATTGAGCTGGGTGAGGATCGGGGCTGGAGCTTGTATCATTCTCGCTTGTCATTTGCCATCAACGCCAAAATTCTCAGCCCCAAAGTGGTGGTAGATGCTGCGATTGCGGCATTTCAGCAGTCTCAGGGCGCCATCAGTCTGGCACAGATAGAGGGATTTGTGCGCCAGATCATTGGCTGGCGCGAGTTTGTCAGAGGCATTTATTGGGCCAATATGCCAAAGTATGCTGAGCTCAATCATTTGCAGGCCACACGCAGTTTGCCTGCTTGGTTCTGGACGGGCGAGACCAAAATGCGCTGTCTCAGTCACGCTATCACACAATCTTTGACCTTTGCTTATGCCCATCATATTCAGCGCCTGATGGTCACCGGTAACTTCTGTCTGGTGGCTGGCATAGACCCAGATCAGGTGGACGCCTGGTATCTGGGGATTTACATCGACGCCATAGAGTGGGTGGAAATGCCAAACACCCGGGGTATGAGCCAGTTTGCCGATGGTGGCATTG contains these protein-coding regions:
- a CDS encoding DASH family cryptochrome; translation: MKKTLYWFTQDLRLDDNLALDFATQNSDHILFVYVINPRYRIQTNYHCKLLGDRQATFIADSLLTLSSQLDSCGHSLLVVEGEPHQVLPHLVSKYEIDQVICAEQVGLYERKSVQKIRKELGAVPLHSFWQHTLFEHTQIQTVSRDLGNFTQFRKRVEKAPLSVVTLCRFDPSRLPAPLITVSSANELGILHQWHAQRQDRLTETRVPLDFPAGEEAAQAHLRDYFDSGVVRRYKETRNALDGWLNSTKMSPYLALGNLSPRQVWWATEAFEKQVVANESTYWIKFELLWREYFQWLCLKLGPQLFRFQGLAKSKPLTTFMPERFTRWCQGNTPVPLVNALMNQLNETGYMSNRGRQIAASYFVNELGLDWRYGAAYFQQQLLDHDVASNWGNWQYIAGVGVDPRGGRHFNIEKQAQLYDERGLFVQKWRGEQGVASVDSVDAADWPTYAEEDV
- a CDS encoding cryptochrome/photolyase family protein translates to MSKQLRLILGDQLNAGHSWYTEKSDEVLYVIAELHQETNYTRHHVQKICAFFAAMKAFAQALESAGHHVLHLTLDDTQDFASLPELLTHLIREHNIGHFAYQLPDEYRLRTQLSQFSDTLSVTSSVYDTEHFYLANDQLSSYFKPDKRHRLEHFYRKMRGEFNVLMVDGAPLGGQWNFDSDNRNKLKAADIAEIPEPLVFANDVGDILARLKRHQIKTMGQADEHLLWPVNRVQAKSLLTFFCLHCLPSFGRFQDAMTGKLIELGEDRGWSLYHSRLSFAINAKILSPKVVVDAAIAAFQQSQGAISLAQIEGFVRQIIGWREFVRGIYWANMPKYAELNHLQATRSLPAWFWTGETKMRCLSHAITQSLTFAYAHHIQRLMVTGNFCLVAGIDPDQVDAWYLGIYIDAIEWVEMPNTRGMSQFADGGIVGSKAYAASGNYIKKMSDYCGDCAYKVTETVSESACPLNALYWHFMQQHHTQFASNPRTKMVYSNWLKKSEEDKQAVLTRAQYLLDHIEQL
- a CDS encoding FAD-binding domain-containing protein codes for the protein MSVAIVWLKRDLRLSDHAPLCQAIQSGHPVLLLYCFEPMLLDDPHYSARHWQFVLQSLQDINGRVPHGSLWVSDKPALDVLQQVHETYQIAGLYSHQEIGLANTFERDKAVATWCAAMEITWVESRCGAVLRGLSQRQNWDKQWQKTMRERCADPELSQVNWFSPDTRCAQLSDIQQRFNAPPGTFQPGGETQAHRILAEFYQGRGKGYAYSLSSPLLSQQACSRMSAYLAWGNISLRQVYQSVLAHWQMVGWRRTLVAFSSRLHWHCHFIQKFESECDMEFRHINRGYDLLPRCTGEEAQQRLVAWETGNTGIPMVDACMRCLIATGYINFRMRAMLVSFLCHHLELDWRLGVAHLARVFLDFEPGIHYSQFQMQAGVTGINTIRIYSPVKQGEEKDPQGEFVKTWLPALKDVPAPLVHKPWELSQMEQLMYGIVLGEDYPEPIVDLKLSYKAAQELLWQWRKRPQVKKEAQRILKRHVRPS
- a CDS encoding alpha/beta fold hydrolase, with the translated sequence MNKLAAVVLIGATFSGHAAQHQHEYHYTEIAGKKIAYACQGEGKVTALLVSGMGLDAHTTYKNTYHNANPKGYRLCFYDRAGYGESQYDNPKVRTMTELRDELAGLVEHLKVESLVLVPHSFGGFVARAYASKYPDKVKGLVLIDTAHESWYDAMKAQMSKPGWNTMKMIINWEREHNSFEDFEEASSHSALYTIKADLPVTVLSRGIPHVTIRQTKMSYPDIDVYTQTWNDTQKKLATLNQNTEAVTMKYASHLFDESDPWIAIKHIEAMVAKARL
- a CDS encoding DUF2256 domain-containing protein; this encodes MKKSQLPEKTCPVCLRPFSWRKKWQRDWPNVKYCSKRCAGNRQTNRETHE